A stretch of Oryza brachyantha chromosome 4, ObraRS2, whole genome shotgun sequence DNA encodes these proteins:
- the LOC102708327 gene encoding E3 ubiquitin-protein ligase RHA2A-like translates to MSYLLSYISKMLCIKIPSEAKQQAGEDGGGPTTECCVCLSRIRVGEATRRLPCRHAFHRDCVDRWLLSCRRTCPLCRVYVVVDGNKPAAAKHAGEQPLAEDMVIWFSTMLVPGF, encoded by the coding sequence ATGAGCTACCTCCTCTCCTACATCTCCAAGATGCTGTGCATCAAGATACCGTCGGAGGCAAAGCAGCAagccggcgaggacggcggcggcccgaCGACGGAGTGTTGCGTCTGCCTCTCCAGGATCCGcgtcggcgaggcgacgaggcgcctGCCCTGCCGGCATGCGTTCCACCGGGACTGCGTCGACCGGTGGCTCCTCTCCTGCAGGCGGACGTGCCCTCTTTGCCGGGTgtacgtcgtcgtcgacggcaacaagccggcggcggcgaagcacGCCGGCGAGCAGCCGCTCGCTGAAGACATGGTGATCTGGTTCTCTACCATGCTCGTGCCTGGTTTCTGA